A stretch of the bacterium genome encodes the following:
- the bioD gene encoding dethiobiotin synthase, whose amino-acid sequence MPGVFITGTDTGVGKTIISAALAFSLKKKSVNVGVMKPVASGGIKKGGRFVSQDAVLLRKAASVDDLAGLINPVCFKNPLAPYPASLIETRGLNLKKIFLSYRKLSIKHEFMVVEGIGGVLVPIKKNYFVIDLIKKMNLPVIVVCRTGLGTINHTLLTVNILRANNIKILCLVFNKMSSEKDLSEKTNARIIENITGLKVIKFPFLHLKKIK is encoded by the coding sequence ATGCCAGGTGTATTTATAACAGGGACTGATACGGGTGTCGGCAAGACCATAATAAGCGCGGCATTAGCTTTTAGCTTGAAAAAGAAATCCGTTAATGTGGGTGTTATGAAACCTGTTGCGAGCGGCGGCATAAAAAAGGGCGGCCGCTTTGTTTCACAAGACGCAGTTCTATTGCGGAAGGCGGCTTCTGTGGATGACCTGGCAGGGCTTATTAACCCCGTCTGTTTTAAGAATCCGCTCGCTCCATATCCAGCCTCTTTAATTGAAACCCGTGGACTCAATTTAAAAAAAATATTTTTATCATATAGAAAACTGAGTATTAAACATGAATTTATGGTTGTTGAAGGGATAGGCGGCGTCCTTGTCCCGATAAAGAAAAATTATTTTGTTATTGACCTGATAAAAAAAATGAATTTGCCTGTAATTGTAGTGTGCCGCACGGGTCTTGGCACCATTAATCACACGCTTTTAACTGTAAATATTTTAAGAGCAAATAACATTAAAATATTATGTCTTGTTTTTAATAAGATGTCATCTGAAAAAGACCTCTCTGAAAAAACTAATGCCCGAATAATAGAAAATATTACCGGATTGAAAGTCATAAAATTTCCATTCCTGCATTTAAAAAAAATAAAATAA